The DNA region TCAATATCTTCAGGGAAAGATCGCGCGTCTGCTCTGGTCGCTGCGGATTGTTTCCGAACCAGCTTCTACGTTGCCAAGAGCGCATATCAGCAAAGTGCTCCGGCTTGATGAAACTAGCCTCATGTGCCCAGTATTCGACCATTTTGCGCGGGTGAGCTGAGCTGAATCTGTTCAAGATTTCACGATCGTAATTGCCTAGTCTGGCAAAAAACGGTAAATAGTGACTGCGAGAAAGCACGTTGACAGAGTCAATCTTGACGAGCTGCAACTGATCAAAAACTCTAGCAATGCCGCGAGCTCCCGCAGCGACTTCCGGTTTACCTTTGATCAGACCCTGTGCCGCAATAGCGATTCGACGAGCTTGCGCCAAAGTCATCGGAGCGGACGCTGTGGGCCTTAGGTTCTGACCGGTGGCCAATTGCTGCGATTTGTTAGCGGAGGTCATGGCAAAAAGCGTAGGGGCTATCCAGGACAGCAAACGTCCTAGATAGCCCCTACGGCATTAATTGATGGAAATTCTTATGAAACGCTTGCCGCCCGGTCCTCGGAGCGATATGCCAAGATCTGCTCGGCAGGAGCAGAACCGACATCAGCACAGTCTGCGTCAAGAGTTATCACGCCATAGGTCCAACCGCGGCGACGATAAACCACCGAGGGCGCATTAGTCACCGAATCAATGAACAAGTAAAAGTCGTGGCCTACTAACTCCATGTTGTCCACGGCGTCATCAACACCCATAGCGGCAGCAGGAAAAACTTTGCGCCGGATCAAGACCGGTGAGTCACCAGCTGGAATGTCATTTTCAATTTCATAAGGTGACGCTGTTTGTTTTGCTGCTTCAGCTTCGACAGAAACTTCAGTGTTCAGCAAGGTAATCGGACCAGTGCCTACCGGTTCCAGGGACGCCGTCGCTTCACTCACTGCTTTTGGCGTATGCCGACCGTGGTGAAGCTTTTTCTTATCTTTAGCGCGGCGTAATCGTTCCAAAAGCTTGTTATAGGCAACATCGAAGGCTGCAAACTTATCCCCAGCATGCGCCTCAGCTCTAATCACCGGCCCACGGCCCTGGACAGTTAGCTCCACCGTCAACTTGGTGTCAGCCAGCCGAGCGTTCGGCTGCTTGGACACTTTAGCGTCGACTCGCTGGACTTTTTCGGTGAGGTGCTCCAGTTTGGAAATCTTTTCTGTCGCGTATTCCCGGAACCGGTCCGAGACAGTGAGATTGCGGCCGCTGATCATGAATTCCATAGTGCCCTCCACATGACGAAAGTGACACGACGGTCGGCTTTCGGTTCTGCTGCCAGACCGCCGACGGGTCCTCATCCTCGAAGAGGTACCCGTTTACTCACGTTAGTTCAAAGCCACCCGTTATTCATCCTCTGTTCGCAATTATTTTCTTGGAAGTCGCTGTACATTTCGAGATACTGCTGCAATAACCACAGCACCAATGACGTTTCCGCCCGCTGCTGAAACCGCCCGAGCCGCTTCAGCAAGGGTTGCGCCTGTGGTCAGCACATCGTCGACCAACAGGCAATTGAGGCCCTGAACATGATTTAGCTTTCGCTTTGGCACCATCAAGCTGCCGCGAAGGTTGGCCCTTCGAGCAACGGCAGAGAGCGATTTCTGGGCGGCTTGCGGAGCGAAAAAGGTTTTCCAATCGAACTTTCTTCGCTTCTGCAAAAGGGCCGAAACCGGAAAACATTGACTGTTCCGGCGGCGTAGGCTGCCAAGTATTTGACCCACTGGGTCGTAGCCACGCCTTCGGTAGCCGGAAATTGTCGTAGGCACTGGCACTAAATGCGGCAGCGCCCGAAAGGAAGGGCCAGGCACCGCTAGCTGCTCCGAAAATATCGAGGCCTCAATCGCTCGACCAAGAGCAGCCGCCAGATCATTAGCCAATGGAACTGCACCCTGATTCTTAAACGCCAGAATCGCATGAGCCAGTTGGTTTCGATAAGAACCTGCTGCGATTACTGGAAACAGTACTTCGCCGTCCAAATCTGTTAATGCCGGCGCTTGAGCTGCCGCTTGGAATGGCGAACTAGTCAGCGAGCGCAACGCAGCTGAACAGTCTGTACAAAGCAAAGCATTCGGACGTCCGCATGAGACGCACTCAATCGGTAACACCAGGGCCAGAAACTCCTGCCAGGCACTGCCGATGAAGCTATACCAGCGCAGCAAACGTGCTTGTGGCTGGTGCCGATGCCGCACTCTTGAGATTTGCTGAAGCCCCATAAATCAAGGATCCGTTACCGGTGCCCCGGTAACCCCCGGAACACAAACAACCTCGATAAATGTGCGGAAAGCCAAGCGAACAGGGCATGTGTCGGACAAGTCAGGCTGTCAGAAAAGCGATCTACTGGAATTGATTAACCAGCAAATGCCAAATCGTTCAGATCTTTCAATTGGGATTGTTCTTGCCACCCGTTGACCGCATAGCTGAAGACGTCCCCCGAGTTATTTTGTGCATAGACCTCGGATAAATCGTTACCTACGGTGGAACCCTTCAGCTCTTTCAAAGCAGTGAACTTATTTGAGGCCTTATTGTCCGGAGCATCGACTGAAATGACACCAGCTACCACTTCACCAGGGCCGGGCGCCGTCACCAATATTTTCGACTCCCCGGCCCAATTGCCGGTGGTGAAAGCCAAACCTTCTGCAAAGAGATTCAAGGGTGCCGTGAGTTCTCGTGGGGTACTCACAGAGTTGTTATCCTGTTTGAGAATCCCGCTCAGCTGAACTTGGCTTTGGCCGTTCAGCGAAGAAATCACCATAACTCGCGCACCATCACGCGAGACTCGCAGCGCAGTGACCGTGCGACCCTTTAGCCAGTCTGCGGTCAAGGTAACGGTAGTTGCCTGGTTCCCGTCCGTGATACCGGGATAGCTGGCAAATATTCGGCCGCTCTGATTTCCTTCCGCCGTCCAGACCCAGTTTGACGGCGAGAACGACGGCGGCGTCAACGCTGTGCCGCTCACTGCCAACTTTTCCGTCTGGTTAGGAGAAACGGTATACATTTCCGTGGAAGTTCCGTTCAAAAACGCAACGGGACCACCCGGTGCGTAGGATTCAGCCGGAGATTTCGGTTGATACCGGGCGACTGAAGGAATCCCGGCAATTTGCTGCTGCTGGCCGTTGTCAAAATAGACCAGTTCGCTTTTTGAAATTCCGGCTAACCTGTTTGGCACCGGCGCGCCGTGAACAAGGCTTAGCGAGCTCGAGGGTGCATCATTGGCGTCCAGCGTGAGCTGATCGGCTCGAAGGATGATGTTAGTTACCGTATTGAGCTGGCGAGTAAGTGTTTCTTGCAGCTGGGCCCGCATCTGTTGGCGCACTTGTGCGCTCGCAGCCTGCAGCACAGTTGCCGTTAGATCGACGGTCGCGGTCGACGAGACAATGGGCACCGTGTCCCTTAAAAGTCGGATTCCGTCGGGGAAAGCGCTTGCCACTGCCCCCTTGAGATAGCTCGCTGGACCGCTAATCAAGGCTTTCACCATGACCGTTGGCACAGTGCTTGGACTCGCCGCGAACCAACGAACATCCGGAACCATGTAGGAAAAGCTGGGGTCGTAAAAATACAACGATCTGGCTTTGAAAATATTCTGGAAGTTCTGTTGCGCAATCATAATTCCGTCCGGAATCGAACTGATCCGCCATTCGCCATCAACCCGGGTCATCGTGAGTTGAACTGTGTTGGGCACGCCAGAGTGGGCGGGCGTCCTAATACCATCAGCGTCGATACTCGACTGAGTTTTCAACTCAATTTTGAAATCGTTGTCAGAATCACCTTTGACGATATTCGGCTGATCTTGGAACACCAGGGTGCGCTGATCACTTTTCCACGTCGTTGCAGCGGGTCCGGCAAGGAATTTTCTGGCAGTTTGAAAGTTCTCGGCAAACCCAGTTCCGGCGTTAATGAACCCGTTGATAATTGCCATCTGATCCGCACCGGGGGCAGGCGGATTAGGCGGTGCGTAATTGAAATTAAGTTGAGTATCGCTGCGATCAGTTGGTTGAATCTTCGAAACACCGCCACCGGTTGGAATGCTCGCGCATGCGGACAACGTCAACACAGCTACGAGCAGAGCGCTTAGCACCACCAGCAGCTTCTTTTGCGGGCTCATCAGCGCTTCTCCTCTGCTGGTGTTTTTCCGTCAACATGCATGACGCCACCCAGCGAGGAAAGTGGAATACTCTCGTTTCCTGGTGGCAGTGCTAGCGGCGAATGATCTACGCCGGTGCCGCGTTTGCGTGGCAAGGTGAGGCGGAAACATGCACCTTCGCCAGGACGTCCCCAGACTTCTAAAAGACCATCATGCAACTTCGTGTCCTCAATCGAAATGGCCAAGCCCAAACCACTGCCGCCAGTTGTTCGCGCACGCGCCGGATCCGCTCGCCAAAACCGATCAAAGACTCGAGATATCTCTGATTCAGTCAGACCAATGCCATGATCGCGTACCGCAATCGCTACCACGTCGGCATCTGCAGCAATGAAAATCTGCACTGGACGCTTTTCTCCGTGCTCCAGGGCATTGACCAGCAAATTTCGCAGAATTCGCTCAATTCGACGTGGATCCATCTCAACAATGCAGCTGTCATCTGGTACTGCCGAAACTAAGGTAAGCGGTGAGCCAATCTTGTCTGCCAGCATTTTCGCTTCGTCAAGCACTTTACTAATGACAGTGAAAATTTCTTGCGGTTCGGCGTCCAAAACGGCCGCGCCCGCGTCAAACCTTGATATTTCCAGTAGATCCGCAAGCAGCGCCTGAAATCTTTCCACCTGGTGATACATCAACTCGGCCGAACGCCGGTTGACCGGATCAAAACTTTCCCGAGCGTCATAAAGCACTTCGGCAGCCATCCGCACCGTGGTCAGTGGGGTACGCAATTCATGTGAAACGTCGGAAACGAAATTGCGTTGCATATGAGACAAGGTGGCTAGCTGAGTGATCTGTTCTTGGAGTGCGTTCGCCATCTTGTTAAACGACTCTGCCAACCGAGCCACCTCGTCTTCGCCTTTGGCGTTCATTCGCTCCTGTAGTTCACCCGCTGCTAGTTTCTCCGCGACTAAGGCGGCTTGGCTAACCGGTTGCACAACGTTCCTGGTTACAAACCAAGCGATTCCACCGATCAAAAGCAGCAATGCCGCCCCCGAAATCCACAACACAGACTGAATGTAGTTCAGCGTCTCCTGGGACGAATTGAGATCGTAAACCACGTAAAGCTCGTAAAAGTTGTTGGCAAGTTCTACCCGAGATCCGAAGACAATAGCCGGGTGGCTTCCCGAGCTGCCGATCGGCAAAGCCATAGATTTCGAGAACAGTTCGTCGCTCTGCTTCACCATTGAACGCAGATCGTCAGGAATAACCGATGCGGTGATCTCGCCTTTATTGATGCTCGAAACCGCGAGCGGGTTCTTTTGACCTTGTACCGGAATCATCAGGTACTTGCGGATGTTGCCGGTGTCTCCGACCACAAGCCCACTCAAAGTATCGTTCGCTAGCTGAACCAAGGAGGCTTGATCTGATATTTGCGCTGCGGCAAAGCTGGTGCGTACCGTGCCTATCCCTCGGCTGGTGTCGGCGGAAGTCTGTTGAAGGCGCTCCTGAAACAGCCCGTTGGCAATTTGGTTGGAAAGAAAGATTCCCACACCGCCGATCGCGACAAAAGCGACCAGCATCGTCACTAATACCGTTCGGAACTGCAGTGAGCGGCGAAGCCTCCCGGTGAACCATTCAAATTCACGTTTGACCAACATGAGCGTCGATCGAGCAGCATGTCGAAGCGCGTTCAAGGGCTTAGCCATGCTGCCGAACCGCCTCGCAGCCAGCGTGGATCTGCTTGGCAAAGTGATGCGTCAAAAGCTACTGACCAGCCTTGTATCCCACTCCACGCACCGTGAGTACGACCTCGGGAGCTTCAGGGTCGATCTCGATTTTGGACCGCAAGCGTTGCACATGCACATTGACCAAACGCGTATCCGCAGCATGCCGGTATCCCCACACCTGCTCCAGGAGTAGCTCTCTAGTGAAGACCTGCCAAGGCTTGCGCGCCAGAGCGACCAAAAGATCAAATTCCAAGGGAGTGAGTGAAATCCGAGTTTCGCCCCTAGCCACCACGTGCCCGGCGACGTCGATCGTTATATCAGCGATCTTGAGCGTCTCTGGCGTTTTCTGATCGCCAGGTCGCAATCGAGCGCGAACTCGGGCAACCAGCTCCGCAGGCTTGAATGGCTTGGGTACGTAGTCGTCCCCGCCCGATTCAAGGCCCCGGACGACGTCGGACGTATCGGCTTTTGCCGTCAACATCACCACCGGAACGTCTGACTCGGCGCGAATGAGCCGACAGACTTCGATTCCGTCTATTCCTGGCAGCATGAGGTCCAAAAGAACTAGGTCTGGCTTTCCAGCGCGGAAAACCTCCAATGCCTGCGACCCATCCGCACAAAAGAATGGTTCAAACCCATCATTGCGGAGCACAATACCGATCATCTCGGCCAGAGCCTCGTCGTCGTCTACCACCAAAATGCGTGCCTTCATACCTCTATATTCGCCTATCCAGTGGACTTGTGTCGCACCGACCTGCAGATTCAACCGAAAATTCGCTGAGATACGCCAATATATTGACCGAAATGTTCTGCGGTTTCTGCTGCCAGCTGACCTGCAATTCTGGGTAGGCTAGGCAGCAGAGCTTTCCAGTCGAGCAAATCACAGTGTGGTTGAGTTAGTTTCCAGCCAAGCTGCGAAATGACTGACATGGCAAAACTGTCAAAATGCCCATCGTGGCGAGTCCTAACCGGAGGGGTCCAACACGCAATGTCGATGGGCAACAATACGACACCTGAGCCGCCACAACCCCAGTGGGGGCAGCAGCCGCAGTGGGGTCAGCAACCCGGCCCGCTACCCGGGTATCCGCAATACGTTGCGCCACCGAAACCCGGTGTGATTCCGCTACGACCGCGCAACTTAGGCGAGATCCTCGACGGCGCGTTCCAAACTGCGCGGCGCAATGGCAGAGCGATGTTTGGCTCGGCCTTGTTGGTGCAGGCCGGGTCCACCGTACTGAGCTTGCTTACGCTCTTAATCTTTGGTGGTGCTGGGCTCTTTTCCCTGCTCAGCAGCGTCAGTAGTGGCAGCGGATCCGGTCGGTTAAACAGTGGCGCTGGCCTTTCGTTGCTGCTGGCAATTCTTTCGGCAAGTGCGGCAACTGTCCTTGTCACGGTGATTGCCACCATGATCATGCAGGGCGCTCTAGTCATTCCGGTCATGCGCGCCACGGTGAATAAGACAACTAGTTTCAAGCAAATGTGGAGCCTCACTCGACCCCGGGTCTGGACGTTAGTGTTGCTGGCCCTGCTCTATGCTGCGGTGGCGATTGTCTCGATTGCGCTCTATTGTTCTGCTAGCTGTGGTTCTTGCCATGTCGATCCAGTGGGTCACCATTCCGATCATGTTTCTGATCATGCTCGGAGTCGCCGCGTTGGCAATCTGGATAGGCACCAAGTTGATCCTTGCCCCAGCGTCAATTGTGGTGGAGAACCTTTCGGTGTTTGCCGCCATTGCACGCTCTTGGAAACTTACTAACGGAAATTTCTGGCGCACTTTCGGTACCTATTTGCTCTCGCAATTCATCGTCGGGGCAATATCCGGCATTGTGAGCGTGCCGGTTGCTTTGGTGATCGGCATCTTGTCTCGCCTCATCAATCCAAATCCAAATCCTCGTGATGCCATCGCTATTCTGATTGTCACTCAAGTAATTTCTTACCTGATTTCGGCATTAATCGGGGCAGTCACTTTGGCCTTCCAAACTGGTGTGCTGGCCTTGATTTACGTCGACCTTCGAATCCGTAAAGAAGGGTTCGATTTAGAACTGCTCGCAAGTCTGGAAACCACGCCCGACGGCGCTGGCTTGGAAATACCAGGCTCCCGGCAGTATCAGCCGCCGCCAGGCAGAGGTTGGGTGAGCCAATGATGACCGGTTATCCGCTCCTGGACGGCTTGCCAACGGATGTTCCGGTCGATCCAGACTCTGACCAAGCACGCCAGTGGGCCATTGACGAGCTATCAAAACAGCCATATCAATCTGCCAAGCCAGGAATTTTAGACTCGGTTTGGGATGCGATTGTGAAATTCTTCAACTCGTTGCTGGAAGGTCTACAAAACGCTACCGGCATCGATGGGGGCGTCCTTGGCATAGTTTTGGTGATCGTCGTGATCGTCGTGATCGGCCTGATCGTGGGACTGGTTTTGTTACTCCGTCCGCGTCTTTTGCACCGCGAGCAACCAGATGCTGAAGTATTCGAATCTGAGCTGACGCTCAGCGCGGCACAACATCGAACGCTCGCCGCGAAAGCGGCAGACGTCCGTGATTTTGCTTTGGCAATTACCGAAACATTTCGTGCCATCGTTCGAGCCAGCGAGGAACGCGGCGTTATTGACCCACAAGCAGGACGAACCGCCGATGAGGTCGCTGGAAAACTATCAGCGGCTTTTGGCTCAGCCAGGCAAGCACTCATGAGTTCAGCCACCCTGTTCAATAGAGTTCGCTACTCAGTACAGTCATCTGGACGAAGCTCGGCAAGCGAATCCGAGTTCAGGGCAATACGCGAACTTGACGAGTCGCTCGCTTCCCTCCAACCTGAGTACAGCGACGAAGCGCAGCTCAATTGGGTGGGTCCACAATGAGTGCACCGGGCATCAACATCGCCGAAGCAACTGACTCAGAAGCTGAAGTGGCGAGAGAAGATTCAAAAGGTTCAACGGATCCAACAACTCGCTCGCTGAAATCTCGGTTACGCAAAAACCGGTTTTGGCTGATTATTGGCACGGTCTTCTTGCCGGTTGTTGCCTTTGCGCTTTACCAGAGCTTCAGCGGATGAACCCGATCAAATGTAAAGCTTTCGATGAGCAACCCTGCACCCGATGGCGCAATGGCGGTGGGCCAAATCCTTGGCGCACATGGCGTCAACGTCGTTGCCACTGACAACCTTTCCGATACCGAAGCAAATATCTCTCGTTTGGGTGCTGCCAACACCAGTGTGGTGCTTTTCGATCCGGATAATTTCCTTCTCGAAGAGCAGACACGAAAACTCGTTGATGCCGGTGCTCGGGTTATCGCTATCACCCCGGGACCATCGAAACTACAAGCGATGAACCCGGGATTAGTTTCTGCTGGCGCTGGCGATCCGCATGCAGCCGATAGCAATCAGCTCGTGAATGCCGGGTGTAATAACCCTGATGCCGAGGCGGCCCAAAAAATAGCTCCAGGTTTTAGCCGGCTCTACTCTGGACCGGTTGTCTGCTTCACAACCAACGACGGCGCAGACAAACCTGCCGGAATGATGGCGCAGAGCAGCGACGGAAAATTCACCGTTTTAGGCAGCCAATCATTTTTGAGTAACGACAAGTTGGCGGCAGAGGGCAACGCGGCATTAGCGTTGCGGCTATTGGGTCATGATGCCAATTTGGTTTGGTATTTGCCCAGCGCTAAAGATTTGGCAAGCAGCAGCGACTCGAAGCCTCAGCTAAGCGATCTACAGCCTGCTTGGCTTGCCCCAGTCGGATTATGGCTAGCGGTTGTTGGAGTCTTAGCGACGCTCTGGAAAGGCCGAAGGGACGGTCCTCTAGTGGAAGAACCACTCCCCGTTGTGGTGAAAGCTGCTGAAACCGCGGCTGGACGCGCTCGGCTCTACCAGGATGGCAAAGCCACCGAACGAGCTGCCGATAACTTACGTTCGGCAACCCTCGGACGATTGGCACGGCGCTATCGCCTAGGTGCTGGCAGTAACCGGGAAGCAATTGTGCTGGCCACAATCCGGCATACCAACATCCCAGAAACTGAAATCCGCAGAATTCTGCTGCAGACTGTGCCCAGCACAGAGGGGCAACTATTGACCTGGTCGCAGCAGCTGGAATCTTTAGAACGTGAAACCGAGAGGGACCAACAAAAATGAGCGAACAGCCCCGCGACGGATTAGACGATGTGGCCGCGCAGAACGCGCAGCTTCAGAATCCAACAACGCAAGATTACTGGCCGAACAATGCAGTTGCTGCACCCGAACAGCAGCCTGAGCCAAATCAGCCACAGTCATATCAGCAAGAGGCATATCAGCAAGAGCCCGTCGTCGCACCTCAACCGGATCCCGCGTTGCAGGCATTGCTCGCGGTTCGCGCTGAAGTAGCCAAAGCCGTCGTCGGCCAAGACTCCACCGTCACTGGTGTGTTAATTGCGTTGCTGGCGCGCGGACACGTTTTGCTTGAGGGCGTTCCCGGTGTGGCAAAAACCTTGTTGGTCAGGACGCTAGCTGCCGCCTTGAGCTTAGATACCAAACGGGTGCAGTTCACGCCAGACTTGATGCCAGGAGATGTCACTGGCTCACTTATTTATGACAACCATTCCTCGGAATTTACCTTCCGTGAGGGCCCGGTTTTCACCAATATCTTGCTCGCAGATGAAATCAACCGAACGCCACCAAAAACTCAAGCATCTTTGCTCGAGGCTGTGGAAGAGCGTCAGGTATCGGTGGATGGCATCACCCGTCCGCTCCCTACCCCGTTTATCGTTGCCGCAACGCAGAATCCCGTGGAGTACGAGGGAACTTATCCATTGCCCGAAGCGCAGCTCGATAGGTTTCTGCTCAAATTGAGCATGCCTCTGCCCGGACGCAACGAAGAAATCGAGGTAGTCCGTAGGCACAGCGTGGGCTTCGATCCTCGAGACTTGAAAGCCGCCGGTGTACAAGCCGTTGCCGGAATCGCCGAGCTAGATGCTGCCCGACAAGCCGTCAATTCCGTTCAGATATCTCCTGAGGTAATGGCTTATATTGTCGACGTCGTAAGAGCCACTCGATCCGCGCCTTCATTCCAATTGGGAGTTTCTCCCCGTGGCGCCAATGCCTTGTTGAATACCTCAAGAGCGTGGGCTTGGCTTTCTGGCCGAAACTTTGTCACTCCGGATGATGTCAAGGCTCTCACGTTGCCGGCCCTGCGGCACCGGGTGGCGCTACGTCCAGAAGCCGAAATGGACGGCGTACAGATCGACGACGTACTCGGAAGCATTTTGGCCACTGTACCGGTTCCACGCTAGGCAACCAGAAAATGGCAATTACTGGACGTTTTGTGCTCCTGGCCTTGATAGGAATCATTCCGATTCTGCTTTACCCACTACCGCAAACAGTCATGCTTTGGGCCGCTTTGTTGCTGGTCGTCCTGGTAGTCGACTTGTTGTTCGCTGGCTCTGCACGCGATGTTCGTTTTGCCCGAAATTTGCCGCAATCCGTGCGACTAGATGAAAGCTGCACGGGTGTTCTGCTCCTTGCTAACGACGGGAAACGCCGAATCCGAGGCTCGATTAAGGATGGCTGGCAACCATCAGCTGGTGCCCAAACCGAGCGGCAGAAAATTTCCGTTTCACCAGCTGAACGGCAGCGGCTCGTAACCCGAATGCTGCCAAAACGTCGTGGCGATTTACAGACAGAATATGTGACAATCCGATCGTTCGGGCCGCTCGGAATGGCCGCTAGACAACGCACTACCCGGGTGCCGGGAACTCTCCGAGTTTTGCCGCCTTTTCGATCTAAAAAGCACCTACCTTCAAAATTGCGTATGCTGCGTGAGCTAGAGGGCAAAGCTGCAATCCAGATTCGTGGTGCCGGTACTGAATTCGATTCGCTTCGCGACTACATTCGAGGCGATGACGTTCGCTCCATCGATTGGCGAGCGACCGCGCGCAGACAGGCCGTTGTGGTGCGGACGTGGCGACCAGAACAAGATCGCCGTGTCATTATCCTTTTGGATACCTCAAGAACTTCGGCGGCCAGGATTGACGATGAGCCCCGCCTTGACACCGAAATCGAAGCCGCTTTGCTGCTTTCCGTGTTGGCAGAACGCGGCGGAGATCACGTTGAATTTATCGCTTTCGATCGGCGAATTCGGGCTCGAGCGGCTACAACCAATAAGGGCAATCTGCTTTCGTCGTTGGTACAGGCCATCGCACCAATACAGGCTGAACTCATCGAAATGGACTGGGCGCAGATCCCAGCCCAAGTGCGCTCCGCTTCGGCACATCGATCGCTTGTGGTGTTACTCACGGCCCTAGACTCGGGCACCGCGGAAGAAGGTCTGCTCCCGACGGTGGCGTTGTTAGCGCAGAATCATCTTGTCGTGGTCGCGTCCGTGACCGATCCGTTGCTGGCTGCAATGCGAACCGACCGGGTTACTGGAACTCAGGCGTTCGAAGCCGCTGCGGCAGAACGAGCGATTCTGGATCGAGCCGCAGTGAGCGCCCAGCTCAAACAGTTGGGCGCTGAAGTGGTTGACGCGGATCCCCAAGAACTACCAATAAAATTCGCAGACATTTATATCCGATTGAAGGCAGCCGGTAGGCTCTGAGCGGAAACCGCTTGCAATGTCAGTGCCTCTGCTTAGGCTGGTGCCATGGCAGAGCCGCTTTTACGTTCAGTGCACGGCAAGATTCTTCGCAGAGCCCGGCAACGGCAAGGCAAGACTCTTGGCGAGGTTGCGCAAACTGCTGGCATTTCAATGCAGTATCTCTCCGAAATCGAACGTGGGCGCAAGGAGCCATCGTCGGAAATTCTTGCCGCGGTATGTCGGGCGCTTGGCTGGAGTCTGCTCAATCTCACCAGCGCTGCCCAACGACAGTATCTCACCATTGGCGCCCTTGGTAGCGAAGTCCACAAATTCAATGAATTCAGCGATTCAGTTCCAGGGCTCAGCTCCGCTCCGCTCCGGTTGAATTCCCATCGGCGCCGGAGCAGGCTGAAAATCCGGTTCAGTTCAGCTTGCTAGCCGCTTAGCCGGCTGCCGTAGCTTCCGCGAGCTAATAATGGCATCAGCAAGCCCATAATCCACTGCTTCTTGTGCCGTGAAGATCTTGTCCCGCGAAGTATCTGCGTGCAATATCTCGGTGGATTGGCCAGTGTGTTCGGCCAGGATCTCTTCGAGTTGATGACGGATTCGGCTCATTTCCTTGGCGTGCACACTGAGATCCGCCAAAGTCCCGCGCCCTTGGCTCGAGGGCTGATGTAGCAATACTCTCGAATGCGCTAAAACGCTGCGTTTCCCTTTTGCACCCGCTGCAAGCAGAATTGCTGCCGCTGAGGCTGCCTGGCCCATACAAACCGTGGCAACATCTGGCCGAACAAAATCCATCGTGTCTAAAATCGCCATCAAAGCGGTATGCGATCCACCGGGCGAGTTGATATAGAGATTGATATCTTCATCCGGGTTATCTGATTCCAGGTAGATCAATTGCGCCATGATGACATTGGCAACGTCGTCGTCGATCTCGGAACCGACAAAAACGATTCGGTCCCGCACAAGCCTGGAAAAAACGTCGTAACTGCGCTCGCCAAATGGGGTCTTTTCCAACACCGTTGGCATGGTGTAATGGCTCATAGTCCGGCCTTTCGATGATTTGGGTTTTGAAGTTCGGCAAGGTTTCCCACAAGGTGATCGACCATGCCGTATTGGCGAGCCTCCTCCGCCGAGAACCAATGGTCCCGGTCGCTGTCTCGTTCGATTTCCGCGATCGTGTGCCCGGTGTGATGAGCTAATAATCCATTCACCATGTCTTCGATTGCGCGAAGGTTCTGCTCTTGGATTTCAACATCAGCGGTTGTTCCTTGGAT from Renibacterium salmoninarum ATCC 33209 includes:
- a CDS encoding ComF family protein; this encodes MRSLTSSPFQAAAQAPALTDLDGEVLFPVIAAGSYRNQLAHAILAFKNQGAVPLANDLAAALGRAIEASIFSEQLAVPGPSFRALPHLVPVPTTISGYRRRGYDPVGQILGSLRRRNSQCFPVSALLQKRRKFDWKTFFAPQAAQKSLSAVARRANLRGSLMVPKRKLNHVQGLNCLLVDDVLTTGATLAEAARAVSAAGGNVIGAVVIAAVSRNVQRLPRK
- the mtrB gene encoding MtrAB system histidine kinase MtrB translates to MAKPLNALRHAARSTLMLVKREFEWFTGRLRRSLQFRTVLVTMLVAFVAIGGVGIFLSNQIANGLFQERLQQTSADTSRGIGTVRTSFAAAQISDQASLVQLANDTLSGLVVGDTGNIRKYLMIPVQGQKNPLAVSSINKGEITASVIPDDLRSMVKQSDELFSKSMALPIGSSGSHPAIVFGSRVELANNFYELYVVYDLNSSQETLNYIQSVLWISGAALLLLIGGIAWFVTRNVVQPVSQAALVAEKLAAGELQERMNAKGEDEVARLAESFNKMANALQEQITQLATLSHMQRNFVSDVSHELRTPLTTVRMAAEVLYDARESFDPVNRRSAELMYHQVERFQALLADLLEISRFDAGAAVLDAEPQEIFTVISKVLDEAKMLADKIGSPLTLVSAVPDDSCIVEMDPRRIERILRNLLVNALEHGEKRPVQIFIAADADVVAIAVRDHGIGLTESEISRVFDRFWRADPARARTTGGSGLGLAISIEDTKLHDGLLEVWGRPGEGACFRLTLPRKRGTGVDHSPLALPPGNESIPLSSLGGVMHVDGKTPAEEKR
- a CDS encoding LpqB family beta-propeller domain-containing protein; translated protein: MSPQKKLLVVLSALLVAVLTLSACASIPTGGGVSKIQPTDRSDTQLNFNYAPPNPPAPGADQMAIINGFINAGTGFAENFQTARKFLAGPAATTWKSDQRTLVFQDQPNIVKGDSDNDFKIELKTQSSIDADGIRTPAHSGVPNTVQLTMTRVDGEWRISSIPDGIMIAQQNFQNIFKARSLYFYDPSFSYMVPDVRWFAASPSTVPTVMVKALISGPASYLKGAVASAFPDGIRLLRDTVPIVSSTATVDLTATVLQAASAQVRQQMRAQLQETLTRQLNTVTNIILRADQLTLDANDAPSSSLSLVHGAPVPNRLAGISKSELVYFDNGQQQQIAGIPSVARYQPKSPAESYAPGGPVAFLNGTSTEMYTVSPNQTEKLAVSGTALTPPSFSPSNWVWTAEGNQSGRIFASYPGITDGNQATTVTLTADWLKGRTVTALRVSRDGARVMVISSLNGQSQVQLSGILKQDNNSVSTPRELTAPLNLFAEGLAFTTGNWAGESKILVTAPGPGEVVAGVISVDAPDNKASNKFTALKELKGSTVGNDLSEVYAQNNSGDVFSYAVNGWQEQSQLKDLNDLAFAG
- the mtrA gene encoding MtrAB system response regulator MtrA gives rise to the protein MKARILVVDDDEALAEMIGIVLRNDGFEPFFCADGSQALEVFRAGKPDLVLLDLMLPGIDGIEVCRLIRAESDVPVVMLTAKADTSDVVRGLESGGDDYVPKPFKPAELVARVRARLRPGDQKTPETLKIADITIDVAGHVVARGETRISLTPLEFDLLVALARKPWQVFTRELLLEQVWGYRHAADTRLVNVHVQRLRSKIEIDPEAPEVVLTVRGVGYKAGQ
- the hpf gene encoding ribosome hibernation-promoting factor, HPF/YfiA family, which codes for MEFMISGRNLTVSDRFREYATEKISKLEHLTEKVQRVDAKVSKQPNARLADTKLTVELTVQGRGPVIRAEAHAGDKFAAFDVAYNKLLERLRRAKDKKKLHHGRHTPKAVSEATASLEPVGTGPITLLNTEVSVEAEAAKQTASPYEIENDIPAGDSPVLIRRKVFPAAAMGVDDAVDNMELVGHDFYLFIDSVTNAPSVVYRRRGWTYGVITLDADCADVGSAPAEQILAYRSEDRAASVS
- a CDS encoding DNA glycosylase AlkZ-like family protein, whose product is MTSANKSQQLATGQNLRPTASAPMTLAQARRIAIAAQGLIKGKPEVAAGARGIARVFDQLQLVKIDSVNVLSRSHYLPFFARLGNYDREILNRFSSAHPRKMVEYWAHEASFIKPEHFADMRSWQRRSWFGNNPQRPEQTRDLSLKILRVLEAGRAMTARQVSERVGYEKTTDRSNWGWNPVKECLERLFIAGDISVAGRNEQFERRYTPTGRIFRSVANDAADRAEGIVRLTEAAARAHGIGTVRCFAELF